CAGCAGCGCTTCCAATTTCAACAGGTCCGGCACTTTCGCCACCTGCTCGCCGACCTGTACCGCCGCCAGTTCCAGCAGCGACAGAGGTACGTCCACATAACTCAACTGGCTATCGAGCTTGTAAGAGCGGGGAATGCCCTGGATCACCAGCGCAATAAACTTCAATGTGGGCCGCCCGCCCAGGGCGTTGAGCACCACAATCCGCGCGCGTTCGCTGACAACACTGGCGCCACCGCACGCCGCTTCAAAGCTGATCAGCGGCAGGTGCTGGTCACGCCAGGTCACTTGGCGCAGGTACCACGGCGGCGCGTCGCTGGCCGGTTCGCCGCGCTGGAAGTCGATCAGCTCGGCCACCGCGACGTTGGGCAGCAACAGGTGGCGGTCGGCCAGGGGCAGTAGCAAGCCGGTGAGTTGACTGGTGCGGTGGTCAAGCATGTTTCGGGCTCCAGTAGGCGATGCTTTCGAGCAACACCGACTCTTGATAGGGCTTGCCGAGGTAGTCGTTGACGCCAATCGCCATGGCCCGGTCGCGGTGTTTCTGGCCGGTGCGGGAGGTGATCATGATGATCGGCAGGCGCTTGAGTCGCGGATCGTTGCGCACCTGGATCGCCACTTCAAAGCCATCCATGCGCGGCATTTCGATATCCAGCAACATCAGGTCCGGGGTGTGTTCTTCGAGCAAGGCGATGGCGTCGATGCCGTCCTTGGCGGTCAGCACGTTCATGCCATTGCGCTCCAGCAGACGGCTGGTGACTTTGCGCACGGTCACCGAGTCATCCACCACCAGCACCAGCAAGCGCTGTTTTTTCTGCGGCTCGTTGACTGCCAGCACACTGTCTGCCGCCTGGGCCGGCAAGGCTGGGGCCAGGGCGCGGATATGCGCCAGCAGGTCGATGATCAACACCACCCGGCCATCGCCCAGGATGGTCGCCCCGGACAATCCTTGCACCGCCGCAAACTGCGGCCCCAGGCCTTTGACCACGATTTCCCGGGTGCCGGCCATGTCGTCCACCTGCACCGCAATATGCCGCTCGTTGCACTGCATCAGCAGCACCGGCAGCGGCTGGTTTTGCCCCAGCAACTTGGGACGAGCCACGGTGTGCAGCAACTCGCCCAGGTAATACAACTCGTAGCGCTGGCCCGCGTATTCATACACCGGCGGATCCAGTTGGTAGTGCCCCTCCAGCTCATTGGGCAATACACGCACCAGGCCCTGGATGGTGTTCAACGGAATCGCGTATTGGTCCTCCGCACACTGCACCATCAACGCTCGGTTGACCGACACGGTAAACGGCAGGCGAATGCGAAAATGCACGCCCAGCCCCGGCGTGGAGTCGATCACCATGCTGCCACCCAGCTGGCGCACTTCTTCGTGCACCACGTCCATGCCCACGCCACGCCCGGAAATCTGGGTGATTTTTTCGGCGGTGGAGAACCCTGGCTGCAAGATGAACTGCAACACGTCGCGGTCGCTGATCTCCATATCCGGGTCCAGCAGGCCCCGCTTGATCGCCTTGCGCCGCACCGCATCCAGTGGCACACCGGCGCCGTCGTCGCGCATATCGAAGATGATGTCGCCGCCTTCGTGGCTCAGGTCCAGGGTGATCCGGCCCTTCTCCGGCTTACCCGCCAACAGCCGCGCATCCCGCGACTCCAGGCCATGGTCAACGGCGTTGCGCAGCATATGCTCCAGGGGCGCGGCCATGCGTTCCAGCACGTTGCGGTCCATCTCGCCCTCGGCATTGCCGACGACGAATTCCACATCCTTGCCCAACTCACCGGCCACTTGCCGCACGATGCGCTTGAGGCGCGGCAGCATGCGCTCGAACGGCACCATGCGCGTGCGCATCAGGCCTTCTTGCAGTTCGGTGTTGATCCGCGCCTGTTGCTGCAACAGGTTCTGCGCGTCCTGGTTACGCTGGTCGAGGGTTTCCTTGAGGTCCAGCAAGTCCGAGGCCGACTCGGACAACGCACGGGACAATTGTTGCAACTGGGAATGGCGATCCATTTCCAGCGGGTCGAACTCTTCGTAGCCCAGGCGCTCGGTTTCGGCGTGCTGGCGACTGACGAGCCGCCCCTGGGTCTCGGTTTCGAGGCGACGCAGTTGGTCACGCATGCGCTCGATGGTGGTTTGCACCTCGGTAAGGGCGCTGCGGGCGTCGTTGACCTGCTGCTCGATACGCCCCCGGAAAATCGAGGTTTCACCGGCGAGGTTGACCAGATCATCCAGCAGCTCGGCGGATATTTTCACCATGTCCGCGCCCGGCTCGCTGGCCGCCGGCGCTTCGGGTTTGCCGGTGGGCATCGCGACCGGGGCAACCTGGGTTTCGGTGGGCTGGACCAGGCTCTTGATGCGTTCGATCAGACGCTCTACCGAGCCGACCGGCAACCCCGCCGCCACCGCCTCGACCATCTGTGCCAGGCGGTCATGGCAGCCTTGCAACAACGCAAACAGCTCAGCCGTGGGCGCCAGCAGGCCCGCCGAAAGGCCTTCGTAGAGAAACTCCAGTTCGTGGGCCAGGTCGCCGATCGGCCCAATTTCGACCATGCGCGCACCGCCCTTGAGGGTATGCAGGTCGCGCAGCAGGGTCTCGACCTCCTGGCGGTTCTGCGGCTCGGCCTGCCAACGCAACAGCGCCGCGCCGGAGCTGTCGAGGATATCGGCCGCTTCTTCGAGGAAGATATCCAGCAGTTCGGGATCGCTGCCTGCACCCTGCGCCTCAGGCGCTACGGGCACAGTTACTGGCGCCGCGTTCTGGCGCACATCGCGCAAACGGTTGATCAAGGCGCTGGAATCACTCAACGGTTGCTGCTCTTGCAACTGCTCCAGTTGCAAGGCCAGGTGTTCATGGCTGTCCATCAACACTTGGGCCATTTCACCGGAGTAACTGTAGCGCCGGTCCACCAACCCTTCGTAAAGGCTTTCCAGTTCCTGGGCCAGATCGCCCACCGGGCCGATTTCGGCCATGCGCGCGCCGCCGCGCAGGGTGTGCAGGTCACGTTGCAGGGACGACAGCGGTGCCACGCCGTCGGGTTCCAGCAACCAGCGCTTGAGGGACTGCCCGGCGCTGTCGAGGATATCGACCGCTTCTTCAAGGAAGATCTCGACGATCTCATCGTCCACCGCCCAGTCTTGTTGCAACTGTGTGGTGGCCGCGCCCAATTCGGCAATGCTCAGGGCGCGACTGCCATCGCTTTTGATCAGGCCGGTGGCGCTGGGATCGAGCCCTTCATCGAGTAGCTCGCGCAAGGCTTTCATGCGTGCCGGCGCCGGGCTGACTTCCTGGCCGGCGGCCAGTTGGTCGAGCATGTTGATCAGCGCTTCATGGGCCAGTTCGGCCTCATGGAAAAACCGCTCGCTGACGGCCAGGCTGCTCTCTTCCACCGCGCCATACAGGTCGAGCAACGCTTCGCACAGCTCATCCATCGGGTGCAGGTCGGCCAGGTGCGCGCCCTCGCCCAGGGTGGTCAACTCGTCCAGCAGCGCACTGAGCTCCTGGCGCTCGCCAGGGTGTTGTTGCCAGCGCCGCAAGAGGCTTTCGACGTCGAGCAGGATATCCATGCCCTGGGCCAGGAAGTTGCTGATCAACTGGGGGTCGCGCTTGATCCGCAGGCCCTCGCTCGGGGCGTTGAGGAAGGCTTCGAGCTGGCTGTCGAGACGCGCCTGGGTGCGCTCGATCAAGGACTGCGCGCCGTCGATGGGGGCCAGCGGATTACTGTCCAACTGGCGCAAGCCGCGCTGGAACAGGGCTTCGCCCTCCAGCAGCAGGTCGATTTCATCCAGGTCCAGCGCCAGGCGATGGGCCTTGTACTCGCGGGTCAGGTGGTCCAGCGGCCGCGCCAGTTCGGCGATGGGCAAGACCCCCGCCATGTAGGCACTGCCCTTGAGGGTATGCAGGGCACGTTGCAACTCATCGCTGACGGGCAGCGGCATCTGTTCGGTGGCCTGGTGCAAAAACCGATTGAGGCTGTCCAAGTGGCTCAACGCTTCGTTGCGGAAGATCTCCAGCAGCAGCGGGTCGAGCGCGCTGTCATCCTGCTCCACGGCTGGCGGTAACGGCGCGCCACTGGCCAGGGCATGGGCACGTGCGGCAAGCAGGTCGACATCATCGCGCTGGCGCTGGGCGTCGGCGGCAAATTCGGCGATCAAGGTCGGCAACAGCAACAGCACGTCATCGAGCACGACCTGGACCTCGGCGCCCGGCGCGACCACCCGTTCCAGCACGCGGTTAAGCAGGTTTTCCACGGCCCACGCCAGTTCCGCCAACACCAGGGCACGCACCATGCGCCCGCTGCCCTTGAGGGTATGGAACGCGCGGCGCATGTCGCTCAGGGTGCTCTTGTCTTCGAGGCTGGCGGCGCCTTGGGGTATCAGGCGCTGCAGCACTTCCAGTACTTCGGCGGTTTCTTCCAGGAACACTTCGCGCAGTTCGTCGTCCACCGACTCTTCGTCGGCCGGTGGCGGCAGCAAGCTGCCCGGGCGTTGCAGCGCGGGCGGGTTGAGACGTGGGGTCGGGCTGGCCAGGGCCTGCGCCAAGGTGTTGTCCGTTGATTCTTCGCTCGACGCCGACCGTTCCTGGCGCCAAGCCTGCGGGGATTGCACAGGCGCGTAACCCAGCGCCGCGAGGCCTTCAAAGGCGATGTCCAACACCCGCTCGCCGGGCGCGTCCGGGTCCTGGAGCATGCGCTCCAGGTAGTGCTCCAGGCTGCTGAGCACATCGGCAAAATGCTCGAGCTGCGCGGTGGGCGGCGCAGTGTCCTGAACCATCAACTGCTCGTTCACGTAGTCATTGAAACCACGCATCAGGTTGGCCGCACGGGGCAACGGAATCATCGCCAGGGCGCCGCGCACCTGGGTCAGCAGCTCGGGCAAGGACTCCAGACGCTGTGTGTCCCAGCCTGCATCGAGGCAATCGATGACCAACTCCCGGGCCTGCTTGAGGCACTGGCATGACTCCTTGATCACCAACTGGTGGATCTGGGTCAGGTCGGTGGTGGGCAGGCGGCTGTCTTCACGATTTTGCGGCTCGACGGTGCCCACCATCCCGGCCAGGGTCGCTTCGACATACAACAACGCTCCGGCCACATCCATCAACACGGCATCATTGGGCTCGCGCTGCCCTTGGGCCAGGCCCTGGACCACCGCCAACTGGTCGATGATCACTTTGCGCGGCTGGCCAAAGCCGAGCACCGCCAGGGTGTCGGCGATCTGGCGCAAGGGCGCCAACAAGCTGTCCAGGTCCGCTGTGTGCTGGCGGTCGCTGCGTACAAACAGGTCCAGGCGTTCCTTGACCCGCACCAACTCCTCACACAACGCGCCGAGCACCGAGCCCATGGCATTGCGATCCGGGCCGGCCAGGCGCGCGCGCTCGGCATCGACCACGGTACTGTCGGGCAAGGCTTCATCCAGGCCGTAGCGTTCTTTGAGGCTTTGCATGCGCGGCGTCGGCCGGGTGACTTTGGCGATGTAAAACAGCAGGCTCTTGAGCAGTTGATCCGGCGCCGGGGTGTTGATCCCTTCGATGCCCTGGATCTGCAGGCGCTTGAGTACCTTGTCACAGCTCTTGAGCAGGCTGCGCAGCGCCGGACTATTGGCGATAACGCCGGTGAGCATGCCTTCGGCCAATGCCGAGGTGACTTGCCACAACGCCAGCAACGGCGCGCCGTGGCACAGCGCTTCGAGTTGGGCGAAGACTCGCGCCATGTCTTCCAGGTTGCTGGGGCCATGATCCTCACGCAGCAGCCCGGCCAAACCTTGTTGCAGCATTTGCCGCCACTGCTGCAGTTGCTCGGCAAAATCCGCCGGCGCACGTTGGGCCAGGGCTTCATCCGGCAACGGCGCGATCACCAGCAGTTGCGGGCTGAACAGGCTGGTTTCCGAGAGCAGGCTTTTACCGTGCACGCTGCGCAGGTCGTTGAGCAGCGGCAACACCACCAGAGGCAGGTCGCGCCGCGCGCTGTGCACACGGTCCAGGTACAACGGCAGTTGCCCGAGGGCCTGTTGCAGCAGGCGAATGCCTTCTTCGCGCTGGCTGACATGCCCCGCTTGCAGGGCCAGGGCCAGGTGTTCCATCTCTTCGGCGAGCAGTGCCGCGCCGTAGAACTCGACCATCTGCAGGGCGCCGTGGACCTGGTGAATGCCCGCAAGGCACTGCGCGAGGGCCTGCTCGCTGGCGTCGTCGGCAAAGGCGTCCAGCGCCGCACGGGCCTGCTTCAGGGTTTCGGCGATTTCGCCCTTGACCCATTCGAGGGCGACGTAGTCGTGCCGGTCAACCATAACGACTCCCGTCTGAATGGATGAAGAGTGAACGTTCATGTGGGAGCGGGCTTGCTCGCGAAAGCGCTGGGTCAGTCGGCACATTAGGTGACTGATACACCGCTTTCGCGAGCAAGCCCGCTCCCACATTTAGATTGCGGTGGTTTTGAGGGGGCATTTCATTCATTGGGCTTGCGCACGGGCGGCAAGGTGAAGCCCGATACCGAACGGCGCAACTGGCTGGCCATTTTGGCCAGGTTGCCGATGCTCTCGGCGGTGGCCGTGGAGCCCGATGAGGTCTGGCTGGTGATCTGCTGGATCACGTTCATGGTCAGGGAGATCTGCCCCGCCGACGAGGTTTGCTGCTGCGCGGCGTTGGAGATGCTCTGGATCAGCGCGGCCAGGGTCTTGGACACCCCTTCGATTTCTTCCAGGGCCACTCCGGCATCCTGGGCCAGCCGCGCGCCACGCACCACTTCGGTGGTGGTCTGTTCCATGGAGATCACGGCTTCGTTGGTATCGGTCTGGATCGCCCGCACCAGGTTCTCGATCTGCCGGGTGGCGGCCGACGAGCGTTCGGCCAGGCGTTGCACTTCATCGGCCACCACGGCAAAGCCGCGTCCGGCATCGCCGGCCATGCTTGCCTGGATCGCGGCGTTGAGGGCGAGGATGTTGGTCTGCTCGGCAATGTCGTCGATCAGGCTGACGATATCGCCAATCTCCTGGGATGACTCGCCCAGGCGTTTGATGCGCTTGGCGGTGTCCTGGATCTGTTCGCGAATGTTGTCCATGCCGTGGATGGTGTTGTGCACCACCTCATTGCCTTTGTTGGCGATCTCCACCGAACGTTCAGCCACGGCCGAGGACTCGGCAGCGTTGGCCGACACCTGGTCGATGGATTGGGCCATCTGGTTGATCGCCGTCGAGGCTTCGGCGATCTGCTGGGCCTGGTGTTCCGAGGCCTGGGCCAGGTGCATGGCGGTGGCCTGGGTTTCCTGCACGGCGCCGGCCACTTCACCGGCGGTGAGGTTGATGGTCGCCACCAGGTCGCGTAACTGGTCCACCGAATAGTTGATGGAATCGGCGATGGTGCCGGTGAAGTCTTCGGTCACCGAGGCGGTCACGGTGAGGTCGCCGTCGGCCAGGTCTTCGATTTCGTCCAGCAGGCGCATGATCGCGTTCTGGTTGCGTTCGTTTTTCTCGGCGGTTTCGCGCAGTTGGCGATTGGTTTCGCGCACCATCACCAGGCCGATCAGGATGATTGATGCCAGCGCCAGCAAGCCCAGGACATAGCCGCCGATGGTGTCGAGGGTGCGCCCGCCCGCCAGGTTTTCAAAACCGGTGGCCAGGTGCGAAGCCTCATCGAGTAGGGTTTGCGAGAGGCTGAAGATATTGCTCGCCGAGGCGCGTACCTGGAACAGTTGCGGCGAGGTTTCGAGGATTTCATCCACGGAGCCGGAGACAAACTCGAACAGCTCGGCAATCTCCGCCAGGCGCGCACGGGCGTCCGGGTCTTGCACCTCGCTGATCTTCAGGCCAGCGCTGCCCTGGAGCATACCGGCCAGGACCTGGCCAAAGCGGTTGGCATCGCGGCCAAAGGCGTCGGCGGCCTTGACCGCCGTGTCATCCCCCGCCAGCACCGTGTTGACCGCCCCCAGGATGCGCTCGGCCAACAGCGATTGGCGCTGGGCCACGGCTACCTGGCTGGCGGGTGCGCCGCGCTGCAGCAGGATCTCGACCACCTTTTCCGATTCCAGCTGCAATTGCGGCACGGTTTCGGCCAGGGTCGCCGCCACTTGATGCAGGGACAGCACCGTCTGCTCGCTGGCCAGGATCACGTCGGTGTTCTTCAGCAAGGCTTCCCAGTCATGCTGCACGGCGCGCATTTCGCCACGCACGGCGCTGGGCGCGGCGGGCAGGCCGGTGGCCGGGTCGCCTTTTTTCAGGTAGCCCCAGCGCTGGGCAAAATCATTGCGCGCCTCGCTCAACAGCTTGAACGCGGCAGCCTTGCCGGCCGCGGCCTCGGTGGCATTCTTGGCAATGCGCTGGGACAGCACCCGCAGTTCGCCGGCATGGCCGATGTACTGCTTGTCATAGGTGGACTGGGTGTTGAGGTACGCGAAGTTGGCGAACAGCAGCATGATGAAAATGATCAGCGCAATAAACAGCACGATGATCTGCGAACGGCTACGGGAGGCTTCCTGCGGTTTGACGGGCGTGGCGGTGCTCATGCGGCAACATCCAGAAAGCCCGGGGCCTGGGCCAGGGCGAAAGGGCTGAAGACCTGCCACAGCGGGTCGCCGCTGAACTGGCCTTGGATAAACGCAGCGCTGGCGGCGGGCCCACTGGCGGATACCGGGCGCAGCAGGTCCTGGGCAAAATGCTGCAGGCCGACCACTTCATCCACCAGCAGGCCGACAAAGGTGTCTTCGTGTTCAATCACCAGCACCCGGCGCTGCTTGCGTGCGGCCGACAGCTCATAGCCAAAGAACCCGCACAGGTTGATCACCGGCAGCAAACGCCCGCGCAGGTTGGCCACGCCCCGGACCCAAGGCTTGACCCCGGGCATCAGGGTGCAGCGCGGCTCATGCAGCACTTCGGCGACTTCGCCCATGGGCGCCACATACCAATGCCCGCCCAGGCGAAAGCCGATGCCGCTCCAGCTGTGCGAGCGGGTTTCCTGGGACGGCAGATCAGCGGCCAACAGGCGGCAGCGACGGTCGATGTCCAGCAGCAGCTCAAAGGCGGTTTGCGACTCGGTCATGGGAACGTGCCGTCAGAGTTTGAGCACCTTGTTCAGGACCTCAATCAGTTTGTGTTCTTCCACCGGCTTGGTCAGGTACTCCTTGGCCCCCTGGCGTGCGCCCCAGATCTTGTCGGTTTCCTGGTCCTTGGTGGTGACGATGATGATCGGGATGCCGTTGGTTTCCGGCTCCTTGGACAACTGGCGCGTGGCCTGGAAGCCATTGAGGCCGGGCATGACGATATCCATCAAGACGGCGTCGGGCTTTTCCTGGCGGGCCAGGGCCACGCCATCGGCACCATTTTCGGCCTTGAGGACCTGGTGCCCATGCTTTTCCAGCATGCCGGTCAGTTTGTACATTTCAGTCGGCGAATCGTCGACGATCAGAACGCGTGCCATGGTTTTCCCCACTACATTGGTTGACGCAAGCCCTGGGGGCAGGGTCAATGTGCTTGTTCTACTGCAGCGAAACCCGGCACATAGGCCTTGATCGCACTCAGCAGTTCTTCCTTGCTGAAAGGCTTGGTCAAAAATTGATCGACGCCGACGATGCGCCCCTTGGCCTTGTCGAACAGGCCATCCCTGGACGACAGCATGATCACCGGGATGGCCTTGAACGCCGGGTTGTTCTTGACCAGAGCGCAGGTCTGATAGCCATCCAGGCGCGGCATCATGATGTCAACAAAGATGATGTGCGGGTGATGGTCAACGATTCTGGCCAGGGCATCAAAACCGTCGATGGCCGTGATGACTTCGCACCCTACGTTCTTCAACAGCGTTTCAGCGGTGCGGCGAATCGTTTTCGAATCGTCGATCACCATCACTTTCAAGGCGTTGGAATGCTGTTCCATATCTGCTCTACCATCGCCACAGCGAATCGGTTTTCGGTGTGTACTGCCGGCTACTGCCTGGGACGAGCGCCAAAACCCTTGCCGTGCAAGGGCCGACACACCATGGCAGCCTTTTTAGCACAGACTGGGGAGGCAATCTATCGGCCGACCGGCAAGGTGGTTTTTCCTTGACCCACAACAGCCGCAGCGCCACTCTGACGCCACTTTTATGCGCCCTTATTTGCTAGAGGAAATCCCCCATGAGCGTTCGCGTCGGCATTGTCATGGACCCTATCGCCAGCATTTCCTATAAAAAGGATAGCTCGCTGGCCATGCTGCTGGCCGCCCAGGCCCGCGGCTGGACCCTGTTCTATATGGAACAGCGCGACCTTTACCAGGGTGACGGCGAGGCGCGGGCGCGGATGCGCCCTCTGCAGGTGTTTGCCAACCCTGAAAAGTGGTTCGAACTGCAAGACGAGATCGACAGCCCGCTGAGCGACCTGGACGTGATCCTGATGCGCAAGGATCCGCCGTTCGACATGGAGTTCGTCTACTCCACCTACCTGCTGGAGCAGGCCGAGCGTGCCGGCGTGCTGATCGTCAACAAGCCCCAGAGCCTGCGCGACTGCAACGAGAAGTTGTTCGCCACACTGTTCCCCCAGTGCACGCCGCCCACCGTGGTCAGCCGCCGCGCCGACGTACTGCGTGAATTTGCCGCCAAGCACGGCGATGTGATCCTCAAGCCGCTGGACGGTATGGGCGGCACCTCGATCTTCCGTCACCGCGCAGGCGACCCCAATCTGTCGGTGATCCTTGAGACCCTGACGGCCCTGGGCACCCAGCAGATCATGGGCCAGGCCTACCTGCCGGCGATCAAGGATGGCGACAAGCGCATCCTGATGATCGATGGCGAACCGGTGGATTACTGCCTGGCACGTATCCCGGCAGCCGGCGAGACCCGTGGCAACCTCGCGGCGGGTGGTCGTGGCGAAGCCCGTCCGCTGAGCGACAAAGACCGCTGGATCGCCGCCCAGGTTGGCCCGACCCTGCGGGAGAAAGGCCTGCTGTTCGTAGGACTTGACGTAATTGGTGAGCACCTGACGGAAATCAACGTCACCAGCCCGACCTGTATTCGCGAAATAGACAACGCGTTCGGCACCAATATCGGCGAAATGCTCATGGCAGCCATTGCCGACAAGCTACAAGCCAAGTGACATAGAACAGCCGGAGGTCAGCCAACATTGCGCTATCATGCCCCACCTGTGAAACGCGCGATGTTGGTTTTCCTGTTATGACGCTTCCGTCCGACCTGCCCCCCGAAATCAGCCACAGCGGCGTACGCCCGGCTGATCGGCTCGGATTTACCCTATTTCTGGCAGCGCTGATTCATTTGGCGTTGATCCTCGGCCTGGGCTTCACGTTCGTCGAACCCCAGCAAATCAGCAAGACCCTGGAAATCACCCTCGCCACCTTCAAAAGTGAGAAGAAGCCCGAAAAGGCTGACTTCCTGGCCCAGGACAATCAGCAGGGCAGCGGCACCCTGGATAAAAAGGCAGTGCCCAAGACCACCGAAGTGGCGCCCTTCCAGGACAACAAGATCAATAAGGTCACGCCGCCTCCGGTGGCCAAGCCCGAGGTCAAGCAGGCCGCGCCCAAGGCCGCCGTCGCCACCATTGCGCCAAAACCCCAGAAGGCCGTGACCCAGCGCGAAGCCGTGAAGACCGAACCTGCGCCAAGCAAACCCGCCCCCACATTCGACAGCTCGCAACTTTCCAGCGAAATCTCCAGCCTGGAGGCCGAACTGGCCAACGAACAACAGCTGTATGCCAAGCGCCCGCGCATCTACCGGCTCAACGCCGCCTCGACCATGCGCGACAAAGGCGCCTGGTATAAAGACGAATGGCGCAAGAAGGTCGAACGCATCGGCAACCTGAACTACCCGGACGAGGCCCGTCGCCAGCAGATCTACGGCAACTTGC
The Pseudomonas hygromyciniae genome window above contains:
- a CDS encoding chemotaxis protein CheW, with the protein product MLDHRTSQLTGLLLPLADRHLLLPNVAVAELIDFQRGEPASDAPPWYLRQVTWRDQHLPLISFEAACGGASVVSERARIVVLNALGGRPTLKFIALVIQGIPRSYKLDSQLSYVDVPLSLLELAAVQVGEQVAKVPDLLKLEALLVEAGLA
- a CDS encoding Hpt domain-containing protein, with the translated sequence MVDRHDYVALEWVKGEIAETLKQARAALDAFADDASEQALAQCLAGIHQVHGALQMVEFYGAALLAEEMEHLALALQAGHVSQREEGIRLLQQALGQLPLYLDRVHSARRDLPLVVLPLLNDLRSVHGKSLLSETSLFSPQLLVIAPLPDEALAQRAPADFAEQLQQWRQMLQQGLAGLLREDHGPSNLEDMARVFAQLEALCHGAPLLALWQVTSALAEGMLTGVIANSPALRSLLKSCDKVLKRLQIQGIEGINTPAPDQLLKSLLFYIAKVTRPTPRMQSLKERYGLDEALPDSTVVDAERARLAGPDRNAMGSVLGALCEELVRVKERLDLFVRSDRQHTADLDSLLAPLRQIADTLAVLGFGQPRKVIIDQLAVVQGLAQGQREPNDAVLMDVAGALLYVEATLAGMVGTVEPQNREDSRLPTTDLTQIHQLVIKESCQCLKQARELVIDCLDAGWDTQRLESLPELLTQVRGALAMIPLPRAANLMRGFNDYVNEQLMVQDTAPPTAQLEHFADVLSSLEHYLERMLQDPDAPGERVLDIAFEGLAALGYAPVQSPQAWRQERSASSEESTDNTLAQALASPTPRLNPPALQRPGSLLPPPADEESVDDELREVFLEETAEVLEVLQRLIPQGAASLEDKSTLSDMRRAFHTLKGSGRMVRALVLAELAWAVENLLNRVLERVVAPGAEVQVVLDDVLLLLPTLIAEFAADAQRQRDDVDLLAARAHALASGAPLPPAVEQDDSALDPLLLEIFRNEALSHLDSLNRFLHQATEQMPLPVSDELQRALHTLKGSAYMAGVLPIAELARPLDHLTREYKAHRLALDLDEIDLLLEGEALFQRGLRQLDSNPLAPIDGAQSLIERTQARLDSQLEAFLNAPSEGLRIKRDPQLISNFLAQGMDILLDVESLLRRWQQHPGERQELSALLDELTTLGEGAHLADLHPMDELCEALLDLYGAVEESSLAVSERFFHEAELAHEALINMLDQLAAGQEVSPAPARMKALRELLDEGLDPSATGLIKSDGSRALSIAELGAATTQLQQDWAVDDEIVEIFLEEAVDILDSAGQSLKRWLLEPDGVAPLSSLQRDLHTLRGGARMAEIGPVGDLAQELESLYEGLVDRRYSYSGEMAQVLMDSHEHLALQLEQLQEQQPLSDSSALINRLRDVRQNAAPVTVPVAPEAQGAGSDPELLDIFLEEAADILDSSGAALLRWQAEPQNRQEVETLLRDLHTLKGGARMVEIGPIGDLAHELEFLYEGLSAGLLAPTAELFALLQGCHDRLAQMVEAVAAGLPVGSVERLIERIKSLVQPTETQVAPVAMPTGKPEAPAASEPGADMVKISAELLDDLVNLAGETSIFRGRIEQQVNDARSALTEVQTTIERMRDQLRRLETETQGRLVSRQHAETERLGYEEFDPLEMDRHSQLQQLSRALSESASDLLDLKETLDQRNQDAQNLLQQQARINTELQEGLMRTRMVPFERMLPRLKRIVRQVAGELGKDVEFVVGNAEGEMDRNVLERMAAPLEHMLRNAVDHGLESRDARLLAGKPEKGRITLDLSHEGGDIIFDMRDDGAGVPLDAVRRKAIKRGLLDPDMEISDRDVLQFILQPGFSTAEKITQISGRGVGMDVVHEEVRQLGGSMVIDSTPGLGVHFRIRLPFTVSVNRALMVQCAEDQYAIPLNTIQGLVRVLPNELEGHYQLDPPVYEYAGQRYELYYLGELLHTVARPKLLGQNQPLPVLLMQCNERHIAVQVDDMAGTREIVVKGLGPQFAAVQGLSGATILGDGRVVLIIDLLAHIRALAPALPAQAADSVLAVNEPQKKQRLLVLVVDDSVTVRKVTSRLLERNGMNVLTAKDGIDAIALLEEHTPDLMLLDIEMPRMDGFEVAIQVRNDPRLKRLPIIMITSRTGQKHRDRAMAIGVNDYLGKPYQESVLLESIAYWSPKHA
- a CDS encoding methyl-accepting chemotaxis protein — its product is MSTATPVKPQEASRSRSQIIVLFIALIIFIMLLFANFAYLNTQSTYDKQYIGHAGELRVLSQRIAKNATEAAAGKAAAFKLLSEARNDFAQRWGYLKKGDPATGLPAAPSAVRGEMRAVQHDWEALLKNTDVILASEQTVLSLHQVAATLAETVPQLQLESEKVVEILLQRGAPASQVAVAQRQSLLAERILGAVNTVLAGDDTAVKAADAFGRDANRFGQVLAGMLQGSAGLKISEVQDPDARARLAEIAELFEFVSGSVDEILETSPQLFQVRASASNIFSLSQTLLDEASHLATGFENLAGGRTLDTIGGYVLGLLALASIILIGLVMVRETNRQLRETAEKNERNQNAIMRLLDEIEDLADGDLTVTASVTEDFTGTIADSINYSVDQLRDLVATINLTAGEVAGAVQETQATAMHLAQASEHQAQQIAEASTAINQMAQSIDQVSANAAESSAVAERSVEIANKGNEVVHNTIHGMDNIREQIQDTAKRIKRLGESSQEIGDIVSLIDDIAEQTNILALNAAIQASMAGDAGRGFAVVADEVQRLAERSSAATRQIENLVRAIQTDTNEAVISMEQTTTEVVRGARLAQDAGVALEEIEGVSKTLAALIQSISNAAQQQTSSAGQISLTMNVIQQITSQTSSGSTATAESIGNLAKMASQLRRSVSGFTLPPVRKPNE
- a CDS encoding chemotaxis protein CheW, coding for MTESQTAFELLLDIDRRCRLLAADLPSQETRSHSWSGIGFRLGGHWYVAPMGEVAEVLHEPRCTLMPGVKPWVRGVANLRGRLLPVINLCGFFGYELSAARKQRRVLVIEHEDTFVGLLVDEVVGLQHFAQDLLRPVSASGPAASAAFIQGQFSGDPLWQVFSPFALAQAPGFLDVAA
- the pilH gene encoding response regulator; amino-acid sequence: MARVLIVDDSPTEMYKLTGMLEKHGHQVLKAENGADGVALARQEKPDAVLMDIVMPGLNGFQATRQLSKEPETNGIPIIIVTTKDQETDKIWGARQGAKEYLTKPVEEHKLIEVLNKVLKL
- the pilG gene encoding twitching motility response regulator PilG, translated to MEQHSNALKVMVIDDSKTIRRTAETLLKNVGCEVITAIDGFDALARIVDHHPHIIFVDIMMPRLDGYQTCALVKNNPAFKAIPVIMLSSRDGLFDKAKGRIVGVDQFLTKPFSKEELLSAIKAYVPGFAAVEQAH
- the gshB gene encoding glutathione synthase, encoding MSVRVGIVMDPIASISYKKDSSLAMLLAAQARGWTLFYMEQRDLYQGDGEARARMRPLQVFANPEKWFELQDEIDSPLSDLDVILMRKDPPFDMEFVYSTYLLEQAERAGVLIVNKPQSLRDCNEKLFATLFPQCTPPTVVSRRADVLREFAAKHGDVILKPLDGMGGTSIFRHRAGDPNLSVILETLTALGTQQIMGQAYLPAIKDGDKRILMIDGEPVDYCLARIPAAGETRGNLAAGGRGEARPLSDKDRWIAAQVGPTLREKGLLFVGLDVIGEHLTEINVTSPTCIREIDNAFGTNIGEMLMAAIADKLQAK